In Phoenix dactylifera cultivar Barhee BC4 chromosome 1, palm_55x_up_171113_PBpolish2nd_filt_p, whole genome shotgun sequence, the genomic stretch TGATTGGTGGCACTCAAACTGAATTTgtcaaaaaaaagggggaaaaaagatTGGAGTGCCATAGCTATGCAAAATTAGATTATCAGAAGGTTAACAAATAGAGTACCCAAACAAAAGGATCACGACCAAGTAGCCCGTAGATGAACCAAGATGTCCCGCACAAGAACGAaaacaatgaaagaaaaaagggcATGAACTCCACGCTTTTAGTTCGGATCACCAATCTCTGCATCAAATAGTAGAAGTCTATTAACAAATACacttaattttccttttaaaaatataaaaaaatatttaactgAAGCTACATGTAAATTCATGAGCTAGCTAGCATATCTCATCATCAGATGCAACTTGAATATCAACACCTAGAAAATTCAAATTGCTGGAAGCCTAATAGAGAAGTCTTCACCATGCTTACtgtaattgatttttttttggatgaaggttaaGTGGAATAAGTATTTATCACAAGGTGCAAAAAATTAGGGTTAGATCAGTTTTCACTTAGCTACTGCTCTCATTTTTAACTGAGGTGAGCTCTTCTTGGCTCATGTGGATGCATTGTCTTGGATTTTTATTTCCAAGTTGTCTGCTTGTTTTACACTTACCCttctgttcttttcttttttctttttttttgcccttTCTCACTGTAGTGTTACTGTGCTAGGGTAAAAAGCTAGGTGGGAACCATCGGCATGTGACATATGTTTACAAAATGGCAATAattttcttttggtttctttttATCCACAAGAAACGAAgatttgttttcatttttttatccaCAAAAAACAAACATTTTTTACAGTAAACTAGAACCTAGCATTTCACCATGGTCTCATGCAGTGAACAGGAAAACAGAAGTATAAAATGAAATGAAGAGAGCAAGAAGGTTGGTAAAGGTCTGGTACCATGATGAAGAGTGGCGAGCCATACATTACGACGGAGAAAATGGAAGCAGCAAAACCGCAGAAGAGCTTGCGGGCGTGGCCATGGAGGGCGAGGAGAGAAACAAAGGCGACGATGGCGGAGATGGCCACGACGATGACGAAGAAGCACAGCGTCTTAGTCCTCACCTTTCGGGGCGCGTACACAATGAAGATCACCACATACACCAGTTCGATCACCGTCCCCGCACCGTTGATCGTCGACACGAGCAGGTTGTTGGGCGACACGAACGGCAGCCCATACCTTAACACAAGAAGTTGAAATGAAGTCAGAGAAACAGAGAGAGGCTAGCCGTTGGAAGATTAGCTTGCATGGCTTTTAAATAAAACCCTATACTTTTATGACAAATTGCATACGgcccccttctttttctttttttttctgttttatggTACGACGGCGGCTCACACACACCGGATGTTAATGCAGCCCATAAAGTCAAAAAGGATGAGAGAATATCAAGGAGATGAAACCCGAGTTGTTCCAAATAAAACTTTCAAAATGCTGAGCCGCAAAGAATGACACCGAGTTCGCTATATATATGAGTAGTCCTATGGAAGGCGCACTCATCTAAAAATTTATGGATGTCGTGAATCAACTACATATAAAGAAGCTAGATTTTAGGTTGTGTGGGCTTCAGTTAAACCAAGGCATACATTTCTTTTAATGAATCAACAAATGTTTAGATTCTTCTCCTCCATTTAGAGGATCCAAGAAAGCAATTTGAATTTGGATTTCCAATTGAATGGCTCTGCTCGAGCCACTTGAGACACATAACTCGAGTTGTTTACAGATAGCTTGTTAAAATTACAAGCTCCATCTACCTTTTGCAACTTGCGATGTGATAGAAAAGTCATTAGACCAAACTATATATACTTCTAGTAACTTGAATTATCTACATGAAAAGTGCCACAAGCTTCAAACTAAGCTCATGCTCCTCTTTTTGGGCATCATATACCCTATATAGACAAAATACAGGTCAAAAAGGGCTGCACatctggaaaaaaaaagtatgcaCAACTTTACTGCGTGATTCAGATGCGTTGATGCTGTTcgtactttttttaaaaaaaacagcaCTGCGtggtctcattcaataaatggCCCAGGACCGACAGAGGGAGTTAGTTACCATGTGTGAATAGTAAAACTGGTGGGTTTTTATACCTCGAACTCTGAATAGtaccctccaaaaaaaaaatatggatgtTAACACTTCGCCATGTTCTAAAGCTTCTGATGATTGCAATCTAAACATTTACCTGGCCATCTAAGTTACAAAACCTTTGATATCTTAACCATACTTCACATGGAATTTGGCTTCATAACCCTATTAATTTGAAATCCAGTGctttaatttctttttgatCTTGAGTAAAAGCCTAAAGATCACCCATTCCACAATCCATTTACAATGGCATGGGAGAGCCCATGTGAAAGTTAGTCTACCTGGctacctctctttctctctttgtttctttgtttattattcATCTTTATATTAGATTTTTGGCCAGCTTCAAGAATAAATACAAGATGAAgggtttcatcaaaaaaaaatgcgaGATGGAGGGCAAAAAGCTTACCAAGCAGAGAGGAAGCAATTGAGCAGGGTCATGTTGTAGGGTATCCCTGAAAAATCCTCTGTTGATTTGTGTTTTATAATCCTCCAAAACGTAACactaaaaacaaaagaaaaggttaaAGATTGTGAAGAAAGATACTTCCATCCTACCATCTGACCATATAACTctttacaataaaaaaaaaaaagccccaACACTGCTAAAATTTTAGATGTGTTCAGGATCCATCCAAGTTTTCATGAAAAAAACTCGAAAAAGAATATACATCACGAAAAGATCGATAAAAAGGATAAAGAAAGATTCATCCAGAGGTTGGACAACcacaaaagaatttttaatccCCCCCCCTCCTCAAGCACACAAGTAAATACAACAAATACGCAGGAAAATCATGCTTGGCTTTCAAGAAAACCATCAGAGAGCAAGCAAAGGTAAGAAGATCGGATTCCTGCAGTGGATGGGTAACAAAAAGAACGAACCCAACATCAATATCCATCTCCCAAAGAGAAGTTCACAAAAGCTGAGAAGACAGAGGAAGAGAGAACAAAGGAGAAAAGGGAAGGATAAAGTGATTCGATACTTACATGGGAgacaagaagaggaaaagagcaGTTGCATTCCCTGCCCAAAATCACAACCAGATCACACTCTGACTCAACGTTAAAGAGAAAAAGAGCAAAAATGAGCACAAAGAGGCCACgaggagagaaaggaagagagaaaccCACCAAAGATTCCAAACAAGAAGTGCGCCACCTCCATTTCTTCTACCCTCAAGAACCAGAAACTGCAACACTTCAGAAAAAAACCTCACAGGGTGAATAGAATGGCTATGTCTCTGGGAGGCAGCCATCtatctctatatatatgtatgtatgtatgtatatagggAGGGTTCTTGGAAACATGGGCATCCTCATTTAGATGCACTTAGATTTGCCCGAAGATAACAAAAAAGAGCTCTATACAGTGAATTACtcttttaactttatttgactCAATAAACTGGGGGTTGCATCCCGCTACCTCCTATTTCCAccaaagaaagagagactacCTGCCTTCTTTGGGGCTGGACAGGGGAACAAACAGTGGGCTAAAGTACGAAGTTTTAGATATATCCACAATCCAATACCGGATTAGCGGttgtcattaaagaaaattttccaAATATCAGCAGTTTTATCTTTCCGTATCAAGAGCAGCCTATGCATTCTCGTACTTTTTATTGATCTcgatttcttgaaaaaaaaacaattcatgCCACCttaaacaaaagaaaggaaaagaaaaatcaagtgcTGGTCTGTTGTAAGAATTAAAGTGAATTGGATAATATCCATCCGGATTTATTTTCTTTCCAAATTTATTTGgatatggatagaaatttgagcatccgactcatatccatatccaaaaaaaaatagatatagatatggatagacaactatCCGATCCTTATCCGAATATTAGATTCTAATTGTAACTTTATTTAAGAAAGATAAATGATCACATTAACAtgctatatataaatatatatatttatgaatATGAATTTGGATATTGTTTTGGATTATGTGACGAATGGTTATGATCTTATCAATAGTAActttatttaagaaaaataaatgatcacATTAACAtgctatatgcatatatatttatGAATATGAATTTAGATATTGTTTTGGATCATGTGACGAATGGTTATGATCTCATCAATAGTGTCTTTTCAAATTAGATTTTTCTATATGTGTTAGCAGATTGGTTGCTATGTTATGGTAATAGTTAGCATGTTGATTCATGAATGGAAAGGCTTGATGGCTATATATTTGTGAATTTGGTTTTGGATATGGTTAGCATGTTGATGCATTTGGCTAATTCAAAATGAATTAATATTCAATGCATGACGATTATATCATCAATGGAATGCATGAACACGAATGCTATGTCATATGAGTTGCTTTTTATGCATAAAAAtgaacctatttataatatctATCTATCTCTAAACTATTGAATGAAGAGAAATAAGTTAGGAGATTATGTATTTAGTGTAGAGCCATAGCATCACTCGATAGCCACAACTACCTATCTTATGTACAAGCAGCATTCAATACATGTATTTCATTTAATGATTAATGGAGGTAATCTCATGAAATAATTAATATCTGAGGTAAATTCTCGTCCCATCATTTTATTTATGTGAATtattttggtccaaatgatgcatGGGAGTAGTAACTATGAGATTGTGATGAGActatgaatgaatacaattcATTCAAGTGAAAGAAAAATGATTTTGGAACGACCTTGTCAACCAGTGAAGCATCTGGGATTTGATCCCTGCTAGAGTTTTTTAGGCTGGAGTAAACTATTAGCCACTAGTCCTTAGTACTCGGCCTCAACACTAATAATAGCTTGACTTCAGGGATGAGGGAGGAGAGGTGAGAGATTAGTGAACTGATTAAtaagcatttttcttttcatctttTTAATCTTATTGAAACCACAATTGAAACGAATAGTTAGTTCATTTAATTCAAAATACTGTAGTATATCTTAAAAGTATTTCAAATAGTTttagaaaacttaaaaaaaagaatagtgCAATACATGTTTGAGAAAAGAATGAgacaataaaaataaacttaaaaatacaaatcagaaattaaaatttaaaataaaacacaataagaaaataaaaataaagatataaaagttAAATCAAAACAAAATTCCTATAAAAACTGAAATGAGGGATGGTGAGAGATATAAAAAAGAGGAATAGATAAAAATATTCTATTTATTTCTTGTTTTTAAATTGGATGGAATATATTTGGAGTTGAAAGGAGGATGTTTTAAAGGGAAAaagttaaaattaaatatgaaaatgaATATTTAAAAAGCAAACccttatattttatataactaGCACTCAAGCATATGTGATGTATATgtaaaaaataatagataaaataaaaatataattatactCAATATATCATAGATAGAATAAGAAAGtaataaatttaatatataaACTCAGAATTAGGGAGAAAGCTACAGGACATGGGCTTGATAAGTTGGAGAGAAAGTACTACAAAATTTATATCTAAATTAATCAGAAGAAGTTCGAATTAGAGAGAGTATAATCCTTAAAGGtttgaattgttttttttttttgttatattgctctctcattttatcatagtAGCAATCAAACATATGCAATGCAtgtttcaaaagaattatttaattttagatttttcctatacctttttttttgtattttcacCCTTAAAAAAACGTGATTAGAATCCTAGTAATacttttcattcttttttctcAAGTTAGGATTTTGACtatttaatttctttaaaacTAATTGTTTTATTTAAAATAGAAATCAATTATGTAatataatagaaataaaaaggtATTTTAGGAAGAAAAAAGACAGACCCGTTTGATGTGCAATATTAGGTTCGGATTGCAACTTTCGCATGAAAGAATGATTGGTCTTTTTTCGCAACATCAACTACTTGATCATTACTTCCACAAATATCAAAACACTCCAAACTTTTCTCCTATCCATTTGCAAGGATCTCAAAATGGCCATTACGTCATCCAACGATTGgcatcaccaaaaaaaaaaaaaaagatgaatcaTTCTTCCCTGACGAAGATACAACCTGAACCCTGCCATATTCAGCAAATTCAAGATGAATTGATAAAATAGGTCCACTAGGTTTTAGAAAACTCATTACCAAATTGATATATACTTCTATTACAGAAGAGTTCATTCCTGAATCTGATCTGATAATTGGCTGAAGTTTCATTGCACAATTGAATGGTCCCAGGAGCATGAGGGCTATAACGCTTAATTCCCTGTGGGACACATTCTACGCAGGACAAGAATCTAGAGACAAGTTGGCAAGGCAGTAGAAGCTTTCGGACTTGAAGCTGGCCAAAGAATTTGGAAGGGAGTGCAGACGATTGACATGCAAGACGAGCTCGGGCCCTTCGTTGTTCGGCCAAAAGGATGAGGAGAGGTAGGTCGGCGTGCTGCGTTTCTGGCCTTTTTCCAGGCGGGAATCCTTCGCCTGTGGCTCCGAGTGAGACGTAAAGTGTCGTGGACGTCAACTTCCGACAGGCCATGGCGGGTAAAGCTGGATCGTTTGgagtttttttcttctcaaatttGGCGGCAAGCATTTGTTGCCGACTACCCACTGCACTTCCATGGTGGCCGAGTGATGATGTCCTCTCACGGGGAAGATTCTCACTAAGAAAAAGTAATTCAGATCGGATCTTAAGCTTAAGCGTCGCACGTCAAAACAATTTTGTAGTTATCAGTGTCTCGATGATGATCTCTTCGTTGCTTCTCCAAATTATTGTCTTAAAGTACGTATGTTACGAGCAATCATTGCCAACGGAGATGTTTTCCACCTTTGTTTGTACCAGAGGAATGCGtaaatatgtgtgtgtgtatatatatatatatatatatatgtatgtatatatgtatgtagagagagagagagagagagaaagggagggccAAGTTCAACATATACCCCAGTGTAACTTTATAAAGTTACATATTCTTTGAATTTGATAACAAGAGCATCTTTTTTTTATGATCTAAATTattagatgtaatttattttttaaatttgtttactaataattatataatatagaGATTTTTAGCCTATATATTAAACAGTTAA encodes the following:
- the LOC103722192 gene encoding bidirectional sugar transporter SWEET1a isoform X1; the protein is MAASQRHSHSIHPVRFFSEVLQFLVLEGRRNGGGALLVWNLCVTFWRIIKHKSTEDFSGIPYNMTLLNCFLSAWYGLPFVSPNNLLVSTINGAGTVIELVYVVIFIVYAPRKVRTKTLCFFVIVVAISAIVAFVSLLALHGHARKLFCGFAASIFSVVMYGSPLFIMRLVIRTKSVEFMPFFLSLFSFLCGTSWFIYGLLGRDPFVWVQNGCGSALGAVQLILYAIYRNHKGAVAAAATKAGTVEMNGTEKTTNGAQNSVHDRV
- the LOC103722192 gene encoding bidirectional sugar transporter SWEET1a isoform X2; this translates as MEVAHFLFGIFGNATALFLFLSPIVTFWRIIKHKSTEDFSGIPYNMTLLNCFLSAWYGLPFVSPNNLLVSTINGAGTVIELVYVVIFIVYAPRKVRTKTLCFFVIVVAISAIVAFVSLLALHGHARKLFCGFAASIFSVVMYGSPLFIMRLVIRTKSVEFMPFFLSLFSFLCGTSWFIYGLLGRDPFVWVQNGCGSALGAVQLILYAIYRNHKGAVAAAATKAGTVEMNGTEKTTNGAQNSVHDRV